One region of uncultured Methanolobus sp. genomic DNA includes:
- a CDS encoding glutamate-5-semialdehyde dehydrogenase, which produces MVLEIEEKVIEAKKASIILASVSTDTKNEALEAMAQALDDNRDKILEANQKDIEAAEKLKRKGELSQALVDRLKVNDSKISGMIDGIRDVIQLEDPVGKTMDALELDQGLELYQVSCPIGLIGVIFEARPDVVPQVMSLCLKSGNATIFKGGSEALNSNRVIFDLLNEAAEAVKGMPTGAFQLMETREEVNDILSMDAYIDLLIPRGSNAFVKYMQDNTKIPVLGHADGICHVYVDNEADLSKAYEVCFDSKVQYPAVCNAMETLLVNAEIADKFLPKMARMYDEAGVQMRCDEASFEILGQIDFLKSIARAIEDDWRTEYNDLTLSIKIVESMDEAIEHINNYGSHHTDGIITENDLKKKKFTDLIDSSSVMLNASTRFADGFRYGKGAEVGISTNKIHARGPVGMEGLLIYKYILVGNGDKVADYAGDEARKFTHRKLNKKVGDAVSRK; this is translated from the coding sequence ATGGTTCTTGAAATTGAAGAAAAGGTCATTGAGGCAAAAAAGGCATCCATCATTCTTGCAAGTGTCAGCACAGACACAAAGAATGAAGCTCTTGAAGCAATGGCACAGGCACTTGACGATAATCGCGATAAGATACTCGAAGCAAACCAGAAAGACATTGAAGCGGCAGAGAAGCTGAAAAGGAAAGGAGAACTTTCCCAGGCTCTTGTAGACAGGCTCAAGGTCAACGACAGCAAGATTAGCGGAATGATAGACGGAATCCGTGACGTCATCCAGCTTGAAGACCCGGTTGGCAAGACTATGGATGCCCTTGAACTTGATCAGGGACTCGAACTCTACCAGGTGAGCTGCCCAATCGGACTTATCGGAGTAATATTTGAAGCACGTCCGGATGTAGTGCCACAGGTCATGTCCTTATGCCTTAAAAGTGGGAATGCTACCATATTCAAAGGCGGAAGCGAGGCACTCAATTCCAACCGTGTGATCTTCGATCTGCTCAACGAAGCGGCAGAAGCTGTTAAAGGAATGCCAACCGGTGCATTCCAGCTAATGGAAACAAGGGAAGAGGTAAACGATATCCTCAGCATGGATGCATACATCGACCTGCTTATTCCAAGGGGATCAAATGCATTTGTCAAATACATGCAGGACAACACCAAGATCCCGGTCCTCGGACACGCAGACGGTATCTGCCATGTTTATGTTGACAATGAAGCCGACCTTTCAAAAGCATACGAAGTCTGTTTCGATTCAAAAGTACAGTATCCTGCTGTATGTAACGCAATGGAGACACTGCTTGTAAATGCAGAGATTGCTGACAAGTTCCTGCCAAAGATGGCAAGAATGTATGACGAAGCTGGTGTCCAGATGCGCTGTGACGAAGCATCCTTTGAGATACTCGGACAGATAGACTTCCTTAAAAGCATAGCCAGAGCCATTGAAGATGACTGGAGAACTGAGTACAACGACCTTACACTCTCCATCAAGATAGTGGAATCAATGGATGAAGCAATCGAGCACATCAACAACTACGGTTCACACCACACCGATGGTATCATTACAGAGAATGATCTCAAGAAGAAGAAATTCACTGACCTCATCGATTCATCCAGTGTAATGCTCAACGCATCAACCAGATTTGCAGATGGTTTCCGTTACGGAAAAGGAGCAGAAGTGGGAATCAGCACTAACAAGATACATGCACGTGGTCCTGTAGGAATGGAAGGACTTCTCATCTACAAGTATATATTAGTAGGCAACGGAGACAAAGTTGCAGACTATGCCGGAGATGAAGCCAGGAAATTCACTCACCGTAAGCTCAACAAGAAAGTCGGTGATGCAGTTTCCAGAAAATAA
- the cca gene encoding CCA tRNA nucleotidyltransferase: MALEEQVLKRIKPGPDEKEKLQEVASELLARVSTIARIKGIEGITPKLVGSAARNTWISGTHDLDVFISFPESVSREELEESGLLIAREVARNGTNVEERYAEHPYLNMHYKSFDVDLVPCFAVKSASEIKSAVDRTPFHNEFIKMSIPGREDDVLMMKQFMKGTGTYGSELRTQGFSGYLTELLIVHYGSFRNLIRNACDWKPGITIDMLEHGTLKHEDPLVVVDPTDPKRNVAAALSLNRFAQFIDACRTYSENPSEEFFFPKAKEPMSDDEIKDMMKSRGSSFIAVSFKTPELVDDILYPQLDKMDHSVRALLEDYDFQVLNSEYYANEHSIVLVELMSSELPSVKKHRGPPVWVNEHARGFKEKYSNSDDLFSMYIEDGFYVADIKRKFTTARELLQERMQTCSLGKHLGKAVSEGFTILENNAILEIKNPDFRSFMRKWEQGK, encoded by the coding sequence ATGGCACTCGAAGAACAGGTACTTAAAAGGATCAAACCGGGTCCTGATGAAAAAGAGAAGTTACAGGAGGTTGCTTCTGAACTACTTGCAAGAGTTAGTACTATTGCAAGAATAAAAGGAATAGAAGGAATCACACCAAAGCTGGTGGGTTCTGCAGCCAGGAACACATGGATATCAGGCACACACGACCTTGATGTCTTTATATCATTCCCTGAAAGCGTGAGCCGTGAAGAACTGGAAGAAAGCGGCCTCCTGATTGCAAGAGAGGTTGCAAGGAACGGAACTAATGTTGAAGAACGCTACGCAGAGCACCCTTACCTTAACATGCATTACAAAAGCTTCGATGTTGATCTTGTGCCCTGTTTTGCTGTTAAGTCTGCATCCGAGATCAAATCTGCTGTTGACCGAACACCATTCCACAACGAATTCATCAAAATGAGCATCCCCGGCAGAGAGGATGATGTACTCATGATGAAGCAGTTTATGAAAGGCACCGGCACATATGGGTCTGAACTTCGCACACAGGGATTTTCAGGTTACCTTACCGAACTCCTTATAGTGCACTATGGCTCGTTCCGCAACCTGATACGCAATGCATGCGACTGGAAACCGGGAATTACAATAGACATGCTGGAACATGGGACTCTCAAGCATGAAGACCCCCTGGTTGTCGTAGATCCTACCGATCCGAAAAGGAATGTAGCAGCGGCACTTTCCCTGAACCGCTTTGCCCAGTTCATCGATGCATGCAGGACTTATTCTGAGAATCCGTCTGAAGAGTTCTTTTTCCCAAAAGCGAAAGAACCTATGTCAGATGATGAGATTAAAGACATGATGAAATCCAGAGGTAGTTCATTTATCGCAGTTAGTTTCAAAACACCTGAGCTTGTGGATGACATATTGTATCCGCAGCTTGATAAAATGGATCACTCAGTCCGTGCACTTCTGGAAGACTATGATTTCCAGGTCCTCAACTCAGAATACTATGCAAATGAACACTCCATAGTTCTTGTTGAACTTATGTCATCAGAACTACCATCTGTAAAAAAGCACAGAGGACCACCGGTATGGGTAAATGAACATGCCAGGGGTTTCAAGGAAAAATACAGCAACTCAGATGATTTATTTTCCATGTACATTGAAGACGGATTCTATGTAGCGGATATCAAACGCAAATTTACAACTGCAAGGGAACTGCTTCAGGAAAGAATGCAAACCTGTTCACTTGGAAAACATCTCGGAAAAGCCGTATCCGAAGGGTTCACAATACTTGAGAACAACGCTATTCTGGAAATAAAGAACCCAGATTTCAGGTCATTCATGAGGAAATGGGAGCAAGGTAAATAG
- the iorA gene encoding indolepyruvate ferredoxin oxidoreductase subunit alpha, with protein MSTREYMLGNVAIARGIVEGGGQVISGYPGTPSSEIIGTLAAMSERDFYVEWSVNEKVALEVAAGAAMAGVRSVVTMKHVGLNVAADPLLTLAYTGVKGSMIIIVADDPSCHSSQNEQDTRRYSQFSLIPCLDPSTPQEAKDMIPYAFEFSNKVQMPVIYRPTTRISHGKSDIELGPVGETRPAAKFVKELERWVMVPKNARIQHPRILESQKIMQEELENSPWNSLELIDSAKVGVIASGIASVYAKEAITKQGINASFLKIGTYPVPENKIRTLMENTEKIIIFEEMEPIVEEQVRIIAQQTGSTVGIVGKIPGPVPRIYELNTDICADVLAEVLELERPDVPAEVAEDFDYDRCRIDLPMRPPVMCPGCSHRASFHVMKKVYGKDAIFPSDIGCYTLGIQSGTVDTTLCMGGSITVASGMYQAGEKKPICCSIGDSTFFHTGMNGLLNAIYNKADITVTIVDNRITAMTGHQPNPGMGKLATGEPTIEVSLEELCKGMGAGFVETVDPYDLEKTEEVFKRAKEYKGTSVVITRQFCVIDAKRSGIRRKPFTIDAEKCVGCKLCVNLGCPAIEFDTTTKKASINVMCTGCGVCAALCKFDAIAEVKK; from the coding sequence ATGAGCACACGCGAGTACATGCTGGGAAACGTTGCAATTGCACGCGGTATCGTAGAGGGAGGCGGGCAGGTAATATCTGGATATCCCGGAACACCTTCCTCTGAGATCATCGGTACACTGGCAGCAATGTCGGAAAGAGACTTTTATGTAGAGTGGTCGGTCAATGAGAAAGTTGCCCTTGAAGTGGCAGCAGGTGCTGCAATGGCTGGCGTGCGTTCAGTAGTCACAATGAAGCATGTCGGTTTGAACGTAGCAGCAGACCCGTTACTCACACTTGCCTACACAGGTGTTAAGGGCAGCATGATAATTATCGTTGCAGACGATCCGTCATGCCACTCGTCACAGAACGAGCAGGACACCCGCAGATACTCACAATTCTCACTCATACCATGTCTTGACCCTTCCACACCACAGGAAGCCAAGGACATGATCCCATACGCATTCGAATTCTCAAATAAGGTCCAGATGCCTGTCATCTACAGGCCAACAACCCGTATCTCCCACGGTAAATCTGACATAGAACTCGGGCCTGTGGGAGAGACCAGACCGGCAGCAAAGTTCGTAAAGGAGCTTGAAAGATGGGTCATGGTCCCAAAGAATGCAAGGATACAACACCCTCGTATTCTTGAATCTCAGAAAATAATGCAGGAAGAACTGGAGAACTCACCCTGGAACTCCCTTGAGCTCATAGATAGCGCAAAGGTCGGAGTCATAGCATCAGGCATTGCTTCAGTCTATGCAAAAGAAGCAATCACCAAACAGGGTATTAACGCATCATTCCTCAAGATCGGAACCTATCCTGTTCCTGAGAATAAGATTCGCACTCTCATGGAAAACACGGAGAAGATAATCATCTTCGAGGAAATGGAGCCAATAGTTGAGGAGCAGGTCAGGATAATTGCACAGCAGACTGGTTCAACTGTAGGTATAGTTGGCAAGATACCAGGTCCGGTTCCAAGAATTTATGAACTGAACACTGATATCTGTGCTGATGTTCTGGCAGAAGTCCTTGAGCTTGAAAGGCCGGATGTGCCGGCAGAGGTTGCAGAAGACTTTGATTACGACAGGTGCAGGATCGATCTTCCAATGCGCCCTCCTGTCATGTGTCCGGGATGCTCTCACAGGGCAAGTTTCCATGTCATGAAGAAAGTCTACGGCAAGGATGCCATCTTCCCAAGTGACATCGGATGTTACACACTGGGAATCCAGAGTGGCACAGTTGATACAACACTCTGTATGGGTGGAAGTATAACCGTAGCAAGTGGAATGTACCAGGCAGGAGAGAAAAAACCTATCTGCTGCTCAATCGGGGATTCAACATTCTTCCACACTGGAATGAACGGCCTTCTCAATGCTATCTACAATAAAGCGGACATCACAGTAACTATAGTAGACAACCGTATAACTGCAATGACAGGTCACCAGCCAAATCCCGGAATGGGTAAGCTTGCAACAGGTGAACCAACCATTGAAGTTTCTCTTGAGGAATTATGTAAGGGCATGGGTGCCGGGTTTGTTGAAACAGTTGACCCATATGACCTTGAAAAAACAGAAGAGGTCTTCAAAAGAGCAAAGGAATACAAGGGGACATCAGTTGTCATTACAAGGCAGTTCTGTGTCATTGATGCAAAAAGATCTGGCATTCGCAGGAAACCATTTACAATCGATGCTGAGAAGTGTGTCGGATGCAAACTCTGTGTAAATCTTGGCTGTCCGGCAATCGAGTTCGATACAACTACAAAGAAAGCATCTATCAATGTAATGTGTACAGGTTGTGGAGTATGTGCAGCCCTGTGTAAGTTTGATGCCATCGCGGAGGTGAAGAAATGA
- a CDS encoding PASTA domain-containing protein: protein MVDVKELKQNIDRLNKATTAASKRKSYLLAEKSVEAIESEFEVINKEIVSKKDELIKLRKENLSLQQDYSILESRVKDIINEKLEVEKKLEMLSRTRSELSSTNLVKAFSDSLGEMETSLKSSSSRVNYSISSMNVKLKTNIAMDGNDLRFQLPKADDLIPADNLSEVEFTISSSSKEPELSSLEDVPDVVGFELGNALAAIKEAGFKQGEIVEKESDLSQGTVLSQIPSGSSVAKSGDAVDLVVSKITSIEVPDVVGNTLATAKKSLGDVGLSLGKVTEEVNSLKAGTVIGQSVEAGIYADIGAAIDLVVASSKSEFAAVSGRKVVNPTTSKSAVASITGTAARISPTGKSLSRKKL from the coding sequence ATGGTTGATGTTAAAGAACTAAAACAGAACATTGACAGGTTAAATAAAGCAACTACGGCTGCATCAAAAAGAAAAAGTTATCTTCTGGCTGAAAAAAGTGTTGAAGCCATTGAATCTGAATTTGAAGTTATTAATAAAGAGATTGTTTCCAAAAAAGATGAACTTATAAAGCTCAGAAAAGAAAACCTATCTTTACAGCAGGACTATAGTATACTCGAAAGTCGCGTGAAAGATATAATTAATGAAAAACTTGAAGTTGAGAAAAAACTTGAAATGCTTTCACGTACCAGATCAGAATTATCATCTACAAATCTTGTAAAAGCATTCAGTGATTCTCTCGGGGAAATGGAAACCTCTCTTAAAAGCAGTTCTTCAAGGGTGAATTATAGTATCAGTTCCATGAATGTCAAACTTAAAACTAACATTGCAATGGATGGCAATGATCTACGCTTCCAGTTGCCTAAAGCTGATGACCTGATACCTGCAGATAATCTGAGTGAAGTGGAATTCACCATCAGTTCCTCGTCAAAAGAACCTGAATTATCAAGTCTTGAGGATGTGCCTGATGTAGTTGGTTTTGAACTTGGGAATGCACTTGCTGCTATAAAAGAAGCTGGTTTTAAACAGGGTGAAATTGTAGAAAAGGAAAGTGATCTTTCACAGGGCACTGTACTTTCACAGATTCCTTCCGGTAGTTCGGTTGCAAAATCCGGTGACGCGGTAGATCTTGTAGTTTCAAAAATAACATCCATTGAAGTTCCGGATGTGGTTGGCAATACTCTTGCCACTGCTAAAAAGTCACTCGGTGACGTTGGCTTGTCTTTGGGCAAAGTAACTGAAGAGGTAAATTCTTTGAAAGCAGGTACAGTTATAGGTCAGTCTGTTGAAGCTGGTATTTATGCGGATATTGGAGCTGCTATAGATCTTGTTGTTGCAAGTTCAAAATCAGAGTTTGCTGCAGTTTCGGGAAGAAAAGTTGTGAATCCAACTACTTCCAAATCAGCTGTTGCGTCAATAACCGGCACAGCTGCACGAATCAGCCCTACAGGAAAATCCCTTTCAAGGAAGAAATTGTAA
- a CDS encoding ADP-dependent glucokinase/phosphofructokinase, with protein MNILCAYNANIDSIFHIDGSELSRMIGELDAGDSTFSVKLQKKLALPPGSISSKSDFLAGLITCMCEGSGAEWMIKDSGVFGWIKQTFIDGSFMRMGGNMGIMSNVLSELGASRVVPNVASLSKLQLSFFSKKSIYHPFEGKLYKSSELETILPKNINSKPELIHFVFDFRKGDVFSFSGQEFTVSRENRFIATYDPLNFQLHMDEEFRKYSLNHVLEMNGAIISGYHMLQDNFAKGSRYKDKLDESLRQLQSWKDIRKDLHIHVEFGHFSANDIALYAFSRLSSVVDRIGMNEDELAMLAGLNGIGPKPILEMDSVAIADAAISLCNDSGLCRMIVHTREFVVSVSCMNDDDPEIIIEAMNFGAGCAAAFACSGELADRNTLLEIASEIPESEFGKKETARLAQHIEDKWNCSTVCGIHDSYQVTIVPTRICDEPVSTVGLGDTISAAIFLRELELSS; from the coding sequence ATGAATATTCTCTGTGCCTACAATGCTAATATTGATTCAATTTTCCATATAGATGGCAGTGAATTATCCCGCATGATAGGAGAATTAGATGCGGGTGATTCAACATTTTCAGTGAAGCTCCAAAAAAAACTCGCCTTGCCGCCAGGTTCAATTTCATCAAAGTCTGATTTTCTTGCAGGCCTTATCACCTGCATGTGTGAAGGTTCAGGCGCAGAGTGGATGATAAAAGACTCAGGAGTATTCGGCTGGATAAAGCAGACCTTTATTGATGGTTCTTTTATGAGAATGGGCGGCAATATGGGAATAATGTCTAACGTTCTTTCAGAACTTGGAGCTTCCAGAGTTGTACCCAATGTAGCAAGTTTATCAAAGTTACAGCTTTCTTTCTTTTCTAAAAAATCTATTTATCATCCATTTGAAGGCAAACTCTACAAAAGCTCAGAACTGGAAACAATACTTCCGAAAAATATCAACAGCAAACCGGAGCTAATCCACTTCGTTTTTGATTTCAGAAAGGGTGATGTATTTTCCTTTTCAGGACAGGAGTTCACAGTTTCAAGGGAAAACCGATTCATAGCGACATATGATCCATTGAACTTCCAGCTTCATATGGATGAAGAATTCAGGAAATATTCATTAAATCATGTCTTGGAAATGAATGGAGCTATAATCTCCGGTTACCATATGCTTCAGGATAATTTTGCTAAAGGTTCAAGGTATAAAGATAAGCTTGACGAATCTTTAAGGCAACTTCAAAGCTGGAAAGACATCCGCAAGGACTTGCACATCCATGTTGAATTCGGTCACTTTTCAGCGAATGACATTGCATTATACGCATTCTCCAGGCTTTCATCAGTTGTGGATAGAATAGGAATGAACGAGGATGAACTTGCCATGCTTGCAGGTTTAAATGGCATTGGTCCAAAACCTATTCTTGAAATGGATTCAGTGGCAATTGCAGATGCTGCAATTTCACTATGCAATGATTCAGGGCTTTGCAGGATGATTGTACATACCAGGGAATTTGTTGTTTCGGTATCCTGCATGAATGATGATGACCCTGAAATTATTATCGAGGCAATGAACTTTGGAGCCGGATGTGCTGCTGCTTTTGCATGTTCGGGTGAACTTGCTGACAGGAACACGCTGCTTGAAATTGCATCCGAAATTCCTGAAAGTGAATTTGGCAAAAAGGAAACTGCAAGACTTGCACAGCATATTGAGGATAAATGGAACTGCAGTACTGTATGTGGAATACATGATTCATATCAGGTAACCATTGTTCCTACACGAATTTGCGATGAACCTGTCTCAACTGTGGGACTTGGGGACACAATATCAGCCGCCATTTTTTTAAGGGAGCTTGAACTCAGTTCCTGA
- a CDS encoding Bax inhibitor-1/YccA family protein, which yields MNKNTFRDLISSENVMTLEGTANKSLILLGILLLTATYTWGLGAESQGLIIIGVIGGLITAIITVFKKTASAITAPIYAAFEGLALGGISFFFETMYPGIVSQAVFLTIGVFFALLFAYKSHIIRPTENFKLGVFAATAGIAVVYVINFAMGFFGSSIPVLQIDNASPLSIGISLVVIIVAALNLVLDFDFIENGVEAHAPKYMEWYSAFGLMVTLVWLYLEILRLLAKLNSRR from the coding sequence TTGAATAAAAATACATTTCGCGATTTGATTTCTTCTGAAAACGTAATGACCCTTGAAGGAACTGCTAACAAGTCACTCATTTTGCTTGGTATTTTACTTCTTACCGCAACGTACACATGGGGACTGGGAGCTGAGAGTCAGGGCTTAATTATTATAGGCGTAATCGGAGGATTAATTACAGCCATCATTACCGTTTTCAAAAAGACCGCATCAGCTATTACTGCTCCCATATACGCCGCATTTGAAGGACTTGCCCTTGGAGGCATATCATTCTTTTTCGAAACGATGTACCCGGGAATTGTTTCACAAGCAGTTTTTCTTACAATAGGAGTATTCTTTGCGCTTTTGTTTGCCTACAAATCACATATCATCAGACCAACTGAAAACTTCAAGTTAGGCGTATTTGCTGCTACTGCAGGGATTGCAGTTGTTTATGTAATTAATTTTGCAATGGGTTTTTTTGGAAGTTCTATACCCGTACTTCAAATAGATAATGCAAGTCCCCTGAGCATTGGTATCAGTCTGGTCGTTATTATTGTCGCTGCACTTAACCTTGTACTTGATTTTGACTTTATAGAAAACGGAGTTGAAGCCCATGCTCCAAAATACATGGAATGGTACAGTGCATTCGGACTTATGGTAACGCTTGTATGGCTCTATCTTGAAATTCTTCGCCTGCTTGCAAAGTTGAACTCACGGAGATAG
- a CDS encoding indolepyruvate oxidoreductase subunit beta, with protein sequence MSAEGISKFDLVIAGVGGQGTILASDIIGKAAVKENISVRAAETHGMAQRGGSVVNHIRLGCELGSMIPMKGADVLLALEPSEALRYLEFLSDDGTIIVNTDPILPVTVTSGQCTYPDVDAIIARLEGTHKVKAFNATELAKEAGHPQSMNVVMVGAVSNYLPVSVDTLVGCVKELVPQKTIDINVKAFEMGRSVTQG encoded by the coding sequence ATGAGTGCTGAAGGAATATCTAAATTCGATCTTGTCATTGCCGGTGTTGGCGGACAGGGTACGATCCTTGCATCAGATATAATTGGCAAGGCTGCTGTGAAGGAAAATATATCCGTGCGTGCAGCAGAAACACATGGAATGGCACAGCGTGGCGGTTCTGTAGTAAATCACATCAGGCTTGGTTGTGAACTCGGTTCCATGATTCCTATGAAAGGTGCTGACGTTTTGCTTGCTCTTGAGCCCAGTGAGGCACTCAGGTATCTGGAATTCCTTTCTGATGATGGTACTATAATAGTAAACACCGATCCGATTCTTCCGGTAACTGTGACCTCCGGACAGTGTACCTATCCTGATGTCGATGCAATTATTGCAAGACTCGAAGGAACCCACAAGGTAAAAGCTTTCAACGCAACTGAGCTTGCAAAAGAGGCAGGTCATCCACAATCCATGAACGTTGTCATGGTGGGTGCAGTTTCAAACTACCTGCCGGTTTCTGTTGATACTCTGGTTGGGTGTGTAAAGGAACTTGTTCCGCAGAAGACTATTGATATTAATGTAAAGGCTTTTGAGATGGGCAGGTCCGTAACTCAAGGATGA
- the proB gene encoding glutamate 5-kinase, producing the protein MYDRKELFKDVNRIVVKIGTSSINTEDGKLNRQLMENMAAQVAELHEMGKKVILVSSGAIGIGIDILDFDTRPKEIPVRQACAAVGQGVLMQHWCDSFAKHNLKVAQILLTYESFSNRLTYLNLRNSISTLLSYGVIPIINENDSTSVNEIEATFGDNDKLSAMLASKMEADLLIILSDIDGLYDKNPKRNDDAKLLSLVEEITPEIESYGGSPTSMKGVGGMRTKIEAAKICYMAGCYMIIANSATGNVITKVLAGENIGTLFLANQEVHKNRIRWILLSKSCGAIEVDAGAKEAILNSMSLLPSGVIGVDGDFDRGEIVELVCEGEVFAKGITDYTSKELEKVKGQHTDTITDILGYKNYNHVIKKENIGIC; encoded by the coding sequence TTGTACGACAGGAAAGAGCTCTTCAAAGATGTGAACAGGATCGTTGTAAAGATTGGAACGTCATCCATCAATACCGAAGACGGAAAGCTTAACCGGCAGCTTATGGAGAACATGGCCGCACAGGTTGCTGAGCTTCATGAAATGGGAAAAAAGGTAATCCTTGTAAGTTCAGGAGCCATCGGTATTGGTATTGACATCCTTGATTTTGACACCCGCCCTAAAGAGATACCGGTAAGACAGGCATGTGCCGCTGTCGGCCAGGGTGTACTCATGCAACATTGGTGCGACTCCTTTGCAAAACACAATCTGAAGGTAGCTCAGATACTCCTGACGTACGAATCATTCTCAAACAGGCTCACCTATCTCAACCTCAGGAACAGTATTTCCACTCTGCTGAGCTATGGTGTGATACCAATCATAAACGAGAACGACAGCACATCAGTTAACGAAATAGAAGCAACATTCGGTGACAATGACAAACTTTCCGCAATGCTTGCCAGCAAGATGGAAGCCGATCTTCTCATTATCCTTTCTGATATCGATGGCCTTTATGACAAAAATCCAAAGCGCAACGATGATGCAAAACTCCTGAGCCTCGTGGAAGAAATAACTCCTGAGATCGAAAGCTACGGAGGCAGTCCCACAAGCATGAAAGGTGTTGGTGGCATGAGGACAAAAATAGAGGCTGCCAAGATATGCTACATGGCAGGCTGCTACATGATTATCGCTAACAGCGCCACTGGGAATGTGATTACAAAAGTGCTTGCCGGAGAGAATATCGGAACACTATTCCTTGCCAACCAGGAAGTCCACAAGAACAGGATCCGCTGGATACTGCTTTCAAAATCATGCGGTGCTATTGAGGTCGATGCAGGTGCAAAAGAAGCAATACTTAACAGCATGAGCCTTCTGCCTTCCGGAGTGATTGGGGTTGACGGTGACTTTGACAGAGGCGAGATTGTAGAACTGGTCTGTGAAGGTGAAGTCTTTGCAAAGGGTATCACTGATTACACTTCCAAAGAGCTGGAAAAAGTTAAAGGTCAGCACACAGACACAATAACAGATATTCTTGGTTACAAGAATTATAACCACGTGATCAAGAAAGAGAATATCGGAATTTGCTAA
- a CDS encoding DNA glycosylase codes for MNSVPDMYTLFSENFNLDYTLDCGQVFRWDLVDGWWTGVVNGHVARLQQDKDSGEVLVDCSLPKGFFENYFRFDDDLDSILQEVNKDEFMDEAINKYMGLRLIRQDPWECLISYMLATAWSIPNIKRAISKMCENYGKEIEDGYYSFPEPHALVHACDEDLRACKLGFRGGRVIKAAKHVEGGNLVLGDIFKVDYEKAKQRLMFLEGIGEKVADCILLFAFEKMEAFPVDTHVEKVVKTVYGDHEYFNGNATKSKIGNWGRMYFGHYCGYAQQYFFYQKRLEGL; via the coding sequence TTGAACTCAGTTCCTGACATGTACACTCTTTTTTCAGAGAATTTCAATCTTGATTATACTCTTGATTGTGGACAGGTATTCCGCTGGGACCTTGTTGATGGCTGGTGGACCGGGGTTGTGAATGGTCATGTTGCGAGGTTGCAGCAGGATAAGGACAGTGGCGAGGTTCTGGTAGACTGCTCCCTGCCGAAAGGTTTTTTTGAGAATTACTTCCGTTTTGATGATGACCTGGATTCCATTCTTCAGGAAGTGAACAAGGATGAGTTTATGGACGAAGCTATAAACAAGTACATGGGCCTGCGTCTCATCAGGCAGGACCCATGGGAGTGTCTTATTTCCTACATGCTCGCAACTGCATGGAGTATCCCTAACATCAAGCGTGCAATTTCTAAGATGTGTGAAAACTACGGTAAAGAGATCGAAGACGGTTACTACAGTTTTCCTGAGCCACATGCACTTGTTCATGCATGTGACGAAGACCTCCGGGCCTGCAAACTTGGTTTCAGGGGCGGTCGTGTGATAAAAGCTGCAAAGCATGTTGAAGGTGGCAATCTGGTGCTCGGTGATATTTTCAAAGTGGACTACGAGAAAGCCAAACAGAGACTTATGTTCCTTGAAGGAATCGGGGAAAAGGTTGCGGATTGCATTCTGCTTTTTGCATTTGAAAAAATGGAGGCATTTCCGGTGGACACTCATGTTGAAAAGGTTGTGAAAACTGTATATGGTGACCATGAATATTTCAATGGGAATGCAACCAAAAGCAAGATCGGTAATTGGGGAAGAATGTATTTTGGACACTATTGTGGTTACGCACAACAGTATTTCTTCTATCAGAAAAGACTTGAAGGGCTCTGA